One Megasphaera vaginalis (ex Bordigoni et al. 2020) DNA window includes the following coding sequences:
- a CDS encoding purple acid phosphatase family protein: MDSFHTNKKKITAYVAAVLCMASVGVFAATSHWNDASLTPQATTRTAVSDNTDWQEWKAHWEEIKSDYEQVSIAPGTNESKLNFAWYSKEKADRAEVRISRNEDMSKAKTFGGVCQEGTVIGGKTYYANKVEISGLKADSTYWYQVKKNGQWQKAEMIKTGNPHDFSFMYVGDPQIGASKGQTPADGAKKMNGDMAARNDAYNWNKTLNAALAQHQDIDFLVSPGDQINEPAANQDPAKILQQEEEYAGYLSARALRSLPEASSIGNHDSMTVGYGNHFNVPNPFVEEKNPTVAGHGYYYAYGSALFIVINANNYNAADHQALIQKAIAAYPDAKWRIVVMHQDIYGSGLDHSDSDGILLRTQLTPIYDANHIDVVLQGHDHTYARTYQISSDGKKHLSFSDLRGQGQSGQSHSLLDTALKNSAFKDMYTSQNLCYTIADMKQGVLHNPQGVFYMSSNSATGSKFYELIPQQQDYIAARSQTWRPTYSVIRVTDTSFTINTYDVESGAPIDDAYSIVKD; this comes from the coding sequence ATGGATTCCTTTCACACGAACAAAAAGAAAATTACTGCGTACGTTGCTGCTGTATTATGTATGGCTTCTGTCGGCGTATTTGCGGCGACAAGTCATTGGAATGATGCTTCCCTGACGCCGCAAGCGACGACGCGGACCGCCGTTTCCGATAACACGGACTGGCAGGAATGGAAGGCGCATTGGGAAGAAATCAAAAGTGATTACGAGCAGGTTTCGATTGCCCCCGGTACGAATGAATCGAAGTTGAACTTTGCCTGGTATTCGAAGGAAAAGGCAGATCGTGCGGAAGTGCGTATATCCCGCAACGAGGATATGTCGAAAGCCAAGACTTTCGGCGGCGTCTGTCAGGAAGGAACGGTTATTGGCGGCAAAACCTATTATGCGAACAAGGTTGAAATCAGCGGCTTGAAGGCTGATTCGACGTATTGGTATCAAGTTAAGAAGAACGGGCAATGGCAGAAAGCCGAAATGATCAAGACCGGAAATCCGCATGATTTTTCCTTCATGTATGTCGGCGACCCGCAGATCGGCGCTTCGAAAGGACAGACTCCTGCCGACGGCGCGAAGAAGATGAACGGCGATATGGCGGCCAGAAACGATGCGTACAACTGGAACAAGACGCTGAATGCCGCTTTGGCGCAGCATCAGGATATCGATTTCCTGGTTTCGCCTGGCGACCAGATCAATGAACCGGCAGCCAATCAGGATCCGGCTAAAATTTTACAGCAAGAAGAAGAATATGCCGGGTATCTGTCGGCCCGCGCTCTGCGCAGCTTGCCGGAAGCATCGAGCATCGGCAACCATGACAGCATGACCGTCGGCTACGGGAACCATTTCAATGTGCCGAACCCGTTTGTGGAAGAAAAGAATCCGACCGTTGCCGGGCACGGGTATTACTATGCTTACGGCAGTGCGCTCTTTATCGTCATTAATGCCAATAACTATAATGCCGCCGATCATCAGGCGTTGATTCAAAAAGCGATCGCCGCGTATCCGGATGCCAAATGGCGTATCGTCGTCATGCACCAGGATATTTACGGCAGCGGTCTCGATCATTCCGATTCTGACGGCATCCTCTTGCGTACGCAGCTGACGCCGATCTACGACGCCAATCATATCGACGTCGTTCTGCAAGGACATGACCATACGTATGCGCGGACTTATCAGATCAGCAGTGACGGCAAGAAGCATCTGTCTTTCAGCGACCTGCGCGGTCAGGGACAGAGCGGACAATCGCACAGCTTGTTGGACACGGCGCTGAAAAACAGCGCGTTTAAGGATATGTACACGTCACAGAACCTGTGTTATACGATTGCCGATATGAAGCAGGGCGTACTGCACAATCCGCAAGGCGTTTTCTATATGTCCTCCAACTCGGCGACAGGGTCCAAATTCTATGAGTTGATTCCGCAGCAGCAGGATTATATTGCCGCCAGAAGTCAGACCTGGCGTCCGACATATTCCGTCATTCGCGTGACCGATACGTCATTCACGATCAACACATATGACGTTGAAAGCGGCGCGCCCATTGATGACGCGTACAGCATCGTCAAAGACTGA
- a CDS encoding NAD(P)-dependent oxidoreductase: MSPSPAAKAAPLPVRCRFWRAAKKGDFETLLPVFRAVGKTITYLGKAGSGQHGKLANQILIAGALSGVCEALTYGNAQGLDPAVLLGAISGGAGGSAQLSSLGPKILAHDYAPGFYMKHIIKDFKLAQEESEKKGISLDILQKALENFEELAAAGYENEGTQALIWHYIKK; encoded by the coding sequence ATGTCCCCGTCACCGGCGGCGAAAGCGGCGCCATTGCCGGTACGTTGTCGCTTTTGGCGGGCGGCGAAAAAGGGCGACTTTGAAACGCTGTTGCCCGTATTTCGCGCCGTCGGTAAGACGATTACGTATTTGGGAAAAGCCGGCAGCGGTCAGCACGGCAAATTGGCGAACCAGATTCTCATTGCCGGCGCGCTCAGCGGCGTGTGTGAAGCGTTAACATACGGTAACGCGCAAGGTCTCGATCCGGCCGTGCTCTTAGGGGCGATTTCCGGCGGCGCCGGCGGCAGTGCGCAGCTCAGCAGCTTAGGGCCGAAAATACTGGCACATGACTATGCGCCGGGATTTTATATGAAACACATCATCAAGGATTTCAAGTTGGCGCAGGAAGAAAGTGAAAAGAAAGGGATTTCCCTGGATATTTTACAGAAAGCCTTGGAAAACTTTGAAGAACTTGCCGCGGCAGGCTATGAGAATGAAGGCACACAGGCCTTGATCTGGCATTATATAAAAAAATAA
- a CDS encoding CtsR family transcriptional regulator — MSVLADKIEQFILHKLLEEEKENIILRRNELADELECAPSQISYVLSTRFSNERGFLVESRRGSGGFVRIVRLTAKKADHTPALLTERLPAVSITLDDLDNLLFQLIRNKVITNGEAIILHHTFQALFLEIDDASKRFAVISRILKQIAI; from the coding sequence ATGAGCGTATTGGCAGATAAAATTGAACAGTTTATTTTGCATAAACTGTTGGAAGAAGAAAAAGAGAATATTATTTTGCGGCGAAATGAGCTGGCTGATGAATTGGAATGCGCTCCGTCTCAGATCAGCTATGTCCTGAGCACACGTTTTTCTAATGAACGGGGATTTCTCGTTGAATCGCGGCGCGGTTCGGGCGGGTTTGTACGGATTGTCAGGCTGACGGCAAAAAAAGCGGACCATACACCGGCTTTGCTCACGGAGCGCCTGCCTGCCGTGAGTATTACCTTGGATGACTTGGATAATTTACTGTTTCAGTTGATCAGGAACAAGGTAATTACCAACGGAGAAGCCATTATCCTCCATCATACTTTTCAGGCGCTTTTCCTTGAAATTGACGACGCGTCAAAGCGCTTTGCCGTCATTAGCCGTATTTTGAAACAGATAGCGATATAG
- a CDS encoding UvrB/UvrC motif-containing protein → MLCDHCKKHEAVVHITKIENGRRTDIHLCADCAGKQSPFGSDGESNIVDNDFFRKMAYPDHHGRYGEELRCNSCGTTYEEFNRNGKFGCPDCYETFAEEATPLLRRIHGHGRHVGKVPERGSGVFRTETQLKRLRQHLQKLIAAEAYEDAATVRDEIRALEQQRGGKEG, encoded by the coding sequence ATGCTTTGTGATCACTGTAAGAAGCACGAAGCTGTCGTGCATATTACGAAAATAGAAAACGGCCGTCGCACGGATATTCATCTCTGCGCCGATTGCGCGGGAAAACAGAGTCCCTTCGGAAGCGACGGAGAGTCGAATATTGTCGATAATGATTTCTTTCGTAAAATGGCTTATCCCGACCATCACGGCCGGTACGGCGAGGAATTGCGCTGCAACAGCTGCGGCACGACTTATGAAGAATTCAATCGCAACGGAAAATTCGGCTGTCCCGATTGTTATGAAACGTTTGCAGAAGAAGCGACGCCGCTGCTGCGGCGTATACATGGTCACGGCAGACACGTCGGCAAGGTGCCCGAACGGGGCAGCGGCGTGTTTCGTACGGAAACACAGCTGAAGCGGCTTCGGCAACATCTGCAGAAGCTCATTGCCGCGGAAGCGTATGAAGATGCGGCAACGGTGCGTGACGAAATTCGCGCCCTTGAACAGCAGCGTGGCGGCAAGGAGGGATAG
- a CDS encoding YibE/F family protein, with product MTLQKAKRFALIIAVLLGAALFLQNFQHVEKPEMVATQGRTFETATVAEIVRDNLQEDGSRAGDQEVLLQMTSGSQKGRLVAANCPNGLLFGTICEPGMKVIVLSSVVGALDLHTVYNVDRSLPIYLYIGTFLLMLSLIGGKKGMKSAAALVLTFVCFVYLFFPMIFRGTPPVVAAVLTAAVILAATMYLINGWSRKGGIAFLGTLGGVVVSGAAALIFGQMTNLSGYNVSNIESLLFVAQNTAIDVGQLLFAGVLFASLGAVMDIAMDITAACTAVVKENPAISREKLFAVGMDVGRDVMGTMATTLILAFFGGSLSVWVLDYVYDLPYLQLINSNSVGVEIMKGFAGSFGVILTVPLSAALNAFAAESKKS from the coding sequence ATGACCTTGCAAAAAGCAAAACGATTTGCACTGATAATCGCGGTGCTTCTTGGCGCCGCGCTTTTCCTCCAGAACTTTCAGCATGTAGAGAAGCCGGAAATGGTCGCTACCCAAGGGCGGACCTTTGAAACGGCAACTGTTGCTGAGATCGTGCGGGATAATTTGCAGGAGGACGGCAGTCGTGCAGGCGATCAGGAGGTATTGCTGCAGATGACGAGCGGCAGCCAAAAGGGTCGGCTCGTGGCGGCAAACTGTCCGAACGGACTTTTGTTCGGTACGATCTGTGAGCCTGGCATGAAGGTCATCGTTTTGTCCAGCGTCGTCGGGGCTCTGGATCTGCATACCGTTTATAATGTCGACAGATCACTGCCGATTTATCTTTACATCGGCACGTTTTTGCTCATGTTGTCGCTTATTGGCGGTAAAAAAGGCATGAAATCCGCCGCGGCCCTGGTCTTGACCTTTGTCTGCTTTGTCTATCTCTTTTTTCCTATGATTTTCCGCGGGACGCCGCCCGTCGTTGCCGCTGTTTTGACAGCAGCCGTAATTTTAGCGGCAACGATGTACCTGATAAACGGTTGGAGCCGCAAAGGAGGCATCGCCTTCTTGGGGACTCTCGGCGGCGTCGTTGTTTCCGGCGCGGCAGCGCTGATTTTCGGACAGATGACCAACCTTTCGGGATATAATGTGTCAAATATCGAAAGCCTGCTGTTCGTTGCGCAGAACACGGCGATCGACGTCGGGCAGCTGCTCTTTGCAGGCGTTCTTTTTGCCAGCCTCGGCGCCGTTATGGATATTGCCATGGATATTACGGCGGCCTGTACAGCCGTGGTCAAAGAAAACCCCGCTATTTCCCGGGAAAAACTCTTCGCCGTCGGCATGGATGTCGGGCGCGACGTGATGGGAACCATGGCGACGACACTGATTTTGGCTTTCTTCGGCGGTTCACTTAGTGTTTGGGTATTGGATTATGTTTATGACCTGCCGTATTTACAGCTCATTAATTCCAACTCCGTCGGCGTTGAGATTATGAAAGGGTTTGCCGGAAGCTTCGGCGTCATTTTGACGGTACCCCTGTCGGCGGCATTAAATGCTTTTGCTGCGGAAAGTAAAAAATCATAA
- a CDS encoding ATP--guanido phosphotransferase: protein MFAELLTAPLLPWQDGSGEAADIVLESRIRLVRNLKKYVFPGKASAAELQAVLTEAKAQVPRLQQLGTGRYEYLELGKLSPAERDLAAAKHFIAPSQPGTGQGLLLREDGAAEVIVNEGEHFIIQAAAAGAALDTVWRTALQLDDTLESKLNFAFRDDFGYLTANPALTGTGLVAGVTLHLPGLVTQKRMQKIVQGITKFGFSVCGVYCRGNTYIGNIFQIANQITLGMSEDDVLTQLKKIVTQIVKEERNCRQQLLERDENGLRDGVLRSYGILSQAWLMEQEEAIRLLSDLRLGIDLGIIHERPSVYEALLFLCETAHLRQSGAGKNDDAEDRVRADIIRETLAAYAI from the coding sequence ATGTTTGCAGAATTGCTTACGGCACCGTTGCTGCCCTGGCAGGACGGCTCCGGTGAAGCTGCCGATATCGTTTTGGAAAGCCGGATCCGTTTGGTGCGGAACCTGAAAAAGTATGTTTTTCCCGGTAAAGCGTCGGCTGCGGAACTGCAAGCCGTCCTGACGGAGGCGAAGGCGCAGGTACCGCGTTTACAACAGTTGGGAACGGGGCGCTATGAATATCTCGAACTCGGCAAGTTGTCTCCGGCGGAGAGGGATTTGGCTGCGGCCAAGCATTTTATCGCGCCGAGTCAGCCGGGGACGGGACAAGGCCTGCTGTTGCGAGAAGACGGCGCTGCGGAGGTCATTGTGAATGAAGGTGAACATTTTATCATTCAGGCGGCTGCTGCCGGTGCGGCGTTGGATACGGTATGGCGTACGGCCTTGCAGCTTGACGATACGTTGGAAAGCAAGCTCAACTTCGCTTTCCGCGATGACTTCGGCTATCTGACGGCGAATCCGGCCTTGACGGGAACCGGCTTGGTTGCCGGCGTTACCTTGCATTTGCCGGGATTGGTGACACAAAAAAGGATGCAGAAGATCGTTCAGGGCATTACCAAATTCGGATTTTCCGTATGCGGCGTCTATTGCCGGGGAAATACATATATCGGTAATATTTTCCAGATCGCCAATCAGATTACGTTGGGGATGTCGGAAGACGATGTCCTGACGCAGTTGAAAAAAATTGTTACGCAAATTGTCAAGGAAGAGCGGAATTGCCGGCAGCAACTGTTGGAGAGAGACGAAAACGGTCTCCGCGACGGTGTTCTTCGCAGTTACGGCATCCTTTCGCAAGCCTGGCTCATGGAGCAGGAGGAAGCGATTCGCCTGTTGAGCGATTTGCGCTTAGGCATTGATCTCGGCATCATTCATGAACGGCCTTCTGTCTATGAAGCCCTGCTCTTTCTCTGCGAAACCGCACATTTACGGCAATCTGGTGCTGGAAAGAATGATGACGCCGAAGACCGGGTACGGGCGGATATTATCCGTGAAACGCTGGCGGCGTATGCCATATAA